Proteins from a single region of Undibacterium sp. KW1:
- a CDS encoding DUF2264 domain-containing protein has product MERRHFMRAVVAGSAVSGLLASGTQVQAAPTTLPDIGSDRAYMTGLLQKMAEPVLSAMAKGELQKKFQLELSPTWDGRDKQVAYLECFGRLIAGAAPWLALPEDNTPEGRTRKRLQQMALQSYAHSVDPKSPDYLLWKGHGQALVDSAYFTNALMRAPKALWEPLDSVTKQRIISEIKGLRRIEPPYINWMLFAAMNEAWLMSIGEEYDPMRMNVAIRKINEWYIGDGWIKDGEAFHFDYYNSFVMYPMLYEVLEVLVKFKGPFWNAKPADLQAQALKRMQRYSEHLERFISPEGTYPPIGRSLTYRTAAFQPLGLLAWRKQLPASLPEGQVRAAMQAVHKAIWTEPSNFTSDGFLTIGFVGHQPELGDWYSNNGSMYLASEGFLSLGLPETDTYWTSPPLDWTQKKAFGGRKFPKDYPVSY; this is encoded by the coding sequence ATGGAACGACGACATTTTATGCGTGCAGTGGTAGCAGGCTCCGCCGTCAGCGGCTTGCTGGCCAGCGGCACACAAGTGCAGGCAGCCCCAACGACCTTACCAGACATCGGCAGCGACCGTGCCTACATGACAGGGCTATTGCAAAAAATGGCAGAGCCGGTGTTGTCTGCGATGGCAAAAGGCGAATTGCAAAAGAAGTTTCAACTGGAGCTTAGCCCGACCTGGGATGGTCGCGACAAGCAGGTCGCCTATCTGGAGTGTTTTGGTCGCCTGATCGCAGGTGCAGCCCCGTGGCTAGCTCTGCCAGAAGACAATACACCCGAAGGCCGCACTCGCAAACGCCTGCAACAAATGGCCTTGCAAAGCTATGCGCATTCGGTAGACCCCAAGAGTCCGGATTATCTTTTATGGAAAGGCCACGGCCAGGCACTGGTCGATTCAGCCTATTTCACCAATGCCCTGATGCGTGCACCCAAGGCATTGTGGGAACCGCTGGACAGCGTCACAAAACAGCGCATCATCAGCGAGATCAAAGGCCTGCGCCGGATAGAACCGCCCTACATCAACTGGATGCTGTTTGCCGCAATGAACGAAGCCTGGCTGATGTCGATAGGTGAAGAATACGACCCCATGCGCATGAATGTCGCCATTCGTAAGATCAATGAATGGTATATCGGTGATGGCTGGATCAAGGATGGCGAAGCCTTTCACTTCGATTATTACAATTCATTTGTGATGTACCCCATGCTGTATGAAGTGCTGGAAGTGCTGGTCAAGTTCAAAGGCCCTTTCTGGAACGCCAAACCTGCAGACTTGCAGGCACAGGCCCTGAAACGCATGCAGCGCTATAGCGAGCATCTGGAACGTTTCATTTCGCCAGAAGGAACTTACCCTCCCATCGGTCGCTCGCTGACTTACAGGACGGCCGCATTCCAGCCGCTGGGGTTGTTGGCATGGCGCAAGCAATTGCCCGCCAGCCTGCCAGAAGGCCAGGTACGCGCCGCCATGCAGGCAGTCCACAAGGCGATCTGGACCGAGCCCAGCAATTTCACCAGCGATGGTTTCCTGACCATAGGTTTTGTCGGCCATCAACCGGAACTGGGCGACTGGTATTCCAATAATGGCAGCATGTATCTGGCATCGGAAGGTTTTCTTTCTCTCGGCCTGCCAGAAACCGATACTTACTGGACCAGCCCGCCGCTGGACTGGACGCAAAAGAAAGCCTTTGGCGGACGCAAGTTCCCCAAGGATTATCCTGTCAGCTACTAG
- a CDS encoding beta-galactosidase, whose translation MTTYHPRRRLIQGAAAAVGSMLFPLAGKAQAAESPRFQIGQNDFLLDGKRLQIRCGELHFARVPREYWRHRLQAIKAMGLNTVCAYLFWNYHEWREGQYDWSGQRDAAEFCRIAQQEGLWVILRPGPYACAEWEMGGLPWWLLKHPKDNFLRTRDDAYVQPARRWMHEVGRVLAPMQITQGGPILMVQVENEYGFFGEDLEYMRVMRQALLDAKFDVPLFQCNPTNAVVKSHIPELFSVANFGSQPLAGFKALASVQQGPLMCGEFYSGWFDTWGSPHRRGDASKAVADIQTMLKANGSFSLYMAHGGTTFGLWGGCDRPFRPDTSSYDYDAPIGEAGWTGDKFKAYRDGIQPFLAEGEILPPAPPRMPVIEIAAFALKESASVFANLPPRVIKTTLPQPIEQYDISRGLVTYRVTLPAGPAGILEAAKVRDLAWVYVDGKQVGTMDTRHNRFRVELAARSKPVTMDILLYTIARVNFGVEIHDRKGLHGPVVFKPKNGQPQALENWEIRAIDFDADGKLPALKWKPGHAKGPAFWHGSFDVSSSGDTFLDMSTWGQGVVWINGRCLGRYWSIGPTQTMYLPGPWIKPGRNDIVVLDLTGPQSARIAGLSTPILDQLHPERDLPRPPNTAKPKLDGLTPAHEGQFQAGSATQDVRFDKPVRGRQLCLESLDAFDGKQFASVAELALLGTDGKTLNQSGWTIAYVSSEEANKEDGSALNAINGQITDHWHTAYSGKPPFGTHPHRLILDLGKQVEVAGIRYTPRQGADSVTGRIKRYRVYVADTLVVQE comes from the coding sequence ATGACCACATATCATCCGCGCAGACGTCTCATCCAGGGTGCAGCAGCAGCCGTTGGCAGCATGCTTTTTCCACTTGCAGGCAAGGCACAGGCGGCAGAGTCGCCGCGCTTCCAGATAGGTCAGAACGATTTTTTACTCGATGGAAAGCGCCTGCAAATTCGTTGTGGCGAGCTGCATTTTGCACGTGTCCCGCGTGAATACTGGCGACACCGCCTGCAAGCCATCAAGGCCATGGGCTTGAACACCGTGTGTGCCTACCTGTTCTGGAATTATCATGAATGGCGCGAAGGCCAATACGACTGGAGCGGCCAGCGCGACGCCGCCGAGTTCTGCCGCATCGCTCAGCAAGAGGGTTTGTGGGTCATCCTGCGCCCCGGCCCCTATGCGTGCGCTGAATGGGAAATGGGAGGCTTGCCATGGTGGCTGCTGAAACATCCCAAAGATAATTTCCTGCGCACACGTGACGATGCTTACGTACAACCGGCACGCCGCTGGATGCATGAAGTAGGCCGTGTACTGGCACCTATGCAGATTACTCAGGGTGGCCCGATTTTGATGGTGCAGGTAGAAAACGAATATGGCTTCTTTGGCGAAGACCTGGAATACATGCGCGTGATGCGCCAGGCTTTGCTGGACGCCAAATTTGACGTACCACTGTTTCAATGCAATCCGACCAATGCGGTCGTCAAGTCACATATCCCTGAGCTATTTTCAGTCGCCAACTTTGGCAGTCAACCCCTGGCTGGTTTCAAGGCGCTCGCCTCGGTACAGCAAGGCCCACTAATGTGTGGGGAATTTTATTCCGGCTGGTTCGACACCTGGGGCTCGCCGCACCGCCGTGGTGATGCCAGCAAGGCAGTGGCCGATATCCAGACGATGCTGAAAGCCAATGGTTCGTTCAGTCTGTATATGGCGCATGGCGGCACCACCTTTGGTTTATGGGGTGGTTGCGACCGCCCTTTCCGGCCTGATACCAGCAGCTATGACTACGATGCACCTATTGGCGAAGCTGGGTGGACAGGCGACAAGTTCAAGGCATATCGTGACGGCATACAGCCCTTCCTGGCTGAAGGTGAAATCTTACCGCCGGCGCCGCCGCGCATGCCAGTGATTGAGATTGCTGCCTTTGCGCTGAAAGAATCAGCCAGCGTATTTGCCAATCTGCCACCGCGCGTCATCAAGACGACATTACCACAACCGATAGAACAGTATGACATCAGCCGTGGTCTGGTGACCTACCGTGTGACGCTACCCGCTGGCCCGGCAGGAATACTCGAAGCGGCCAAGGTGCGTGACCTGGCCTGGGTGTATGTGGATGGCAAGCAGGTCGGCACCATGGATACCCGGCATAATCGCTTTAGGGTTGAACTGGCCGCGCGCAGCAAGCCTGTCACGATGGACATTCTGTTGTACACCATCGCCCGTGTGAATTTTGGAGTGGAAATCCACGACAGAAAAGGCTTGCATGGCCCGGTAGTTTTCAAACCAAAAAATGGCCAACCGCAGGCGCTGGAAAACTGGGAAATCCGCGCCATTGACTTTGATGCCGACGGCAAGCTGCCAGCACTGAAATGGAAGCCTGGACATGCAAAGGGCCCGGCATTCTGGCACGGTAGTTTTGATGTCAGTTCTAGCGGTGATACCTTCCTCGACATGTCGACCTGGGGTCAGGGCGTGGTATGGATCAATGGCCGATGCCTGGGCCGCTACTGGAGTATAGGCCCAACCCAGACCATGTACCTGCCCGGCCCCTGGATCAAACCTGGCCGCAACGACATCGTGGTGCTGGACCTGACCGGACCACAAAGTGCGCGCATAGCTGGGCTAAGCACACCTATCCTCGATCAACTGCATCCCGAACGCGACCTGCCGCGCCCACCAAATACAGCCAAGCCTAAGCTGGATGGCCTGACGCCTGCGCATGAAGGGCAATTCCAAGCTGGCAGCGCGACGCAGGATGTACGTTTCGACAAACCGGTACGCGGGCGTCAGTTGTGTCTGGAGTCACTGGATGCCTTCGATGGCAAACAGTTTGCATCGGTGGCAGAACTGGCCTTGCTTGGCACCGATGGCAAGACACTCAATCAGTCCGGCTGGACCATCGCCTATGTCAGTAGCGAAGAAGCAAATAAGGAAGACGGCTCGGCCTTGAATGCCATCAACGGACAAATCACCGATCATTGGCATACCGCCTACAGTGGCAAGCCACCATTCGGCACTCACCCACACAGATTGATTCTCGACCTGGGTAAACAGGTTGAGGTGGCGGGGATACGTTATACGCCACGTCAGGGTGCCGATAGCGTTACCGGCCGCATCAAGCGTTATCGTGTCTATGTCGCTGATACGCTGGTCGTTCAGGAATAA
- a CDS encoding glycoside hydrolase family 88 protein, whose translation MTRRHYLQAAMVGLALMACACSTTPVKQSASIPATTRAEVMAALNLANSYWQRNNPPGQSPFWDIATYHTGNMEAYVITGNPAYRDYSTAWAEHNRWRSANSDVKASWKYNYGETDEHVMFGDWQVSYQTFIDLYNLDANKDPRKIARAREVMEYQMSTPNNDYWWWVDGLYMVMPVMTKLYKVTGDRRYLDKLQEYFLFADHLMFDKESNLYYRDAKYLYPKHKSANGGKDFWARGDGWVFAGLAKVLADLPASHPSHALFVQRFQGMAKALKSVQQEEGYWTRSLLDPAQAPGRETSGTAFFTYGYLWGMNHGYLDKAEYTPVVTKSWHYLSTVALQPGGKIGYVQPIGERAIPGQTIDQNSFTSFGVGAFLLAAAEMIRFIDH comes from the coding sequence ATGACGAGACGTCACTATTTGCAGGCAGCAATGGTAGGTCTGGCGCTGATGGCATGCGCTTGTAGCACTACACCAGTCAAGCAGTCAGCCAGCATACCTGCTACCACCAGGGCCGAAGTGATGGCGGCCCTGAATCTGGCCAACAGCTACTGGCAACGCAACAATCCACCCGGACAGTCGCCATTCTGGGACATCGCCACCTATCACACCGGCAATATGGAAGCCTATGTCATAACCGGAAATCCTGCCTACCGTGATTATTCGACAGCCTGGGCCGAACATAACCGCTGGCGCTCGGCCAACTCAGACGTCAAGGCCAGCTGGAAATACAACTATGGCGAAACTGATGAACATGTGATGTTTGGCGACTGGCAAGTCAGTTATCAGACGTTTATAGACTTATATAATCTGGACGCCAACAAAGACCCACGCAAGATCGCCCGTGCACGCGAAGTCATGGAATACCAGATGAGCACGCCCAACAATGACTACTGGTGGTGGGTAGATGGTCTGTACATGGTCATGCCGGTCATGACCAAGCTGTATAAGGTCACCGGCGACCGTCGCTACCTCGACAAGCTTCAGGAATATTTTCTTTTTGCTGACCATTTAATGTTCGATAAGGAAAGTAATCTGTATTACCGCGATGCCAAATATCTCTACCCCAAACACAAGAGCGCGAATGGTGGCAAGGATTTCTGGGCACGTGGTGACGGCTGGGTATTTGCTGGCCTGGCTAAAGTATTGGCCGACCTGCCTGCAAGCCATCCCAGCCACGCCTTGTTCGTGCAACGCTTTCAGGGGATGGCCAAGGCCCTGAAATCAGTGCAGCAGGAAGAAGGCTACTGGACCCGCAGCCTGCTTGACCCGGCTCAGGCACCTGGCAGGGAAACCAGTGGCACTGCATTTTTCACCTACGGATATCTATGGGGCATGAACCATGGCTACCTTGATAAAGCCGAATACACACCGGTAGTCACGAAGAGCTGGCACTACCTGAGCACAGTCGCATTGCAGCCTGGCGGCAAGATAGGCTATGTGCAGCCTATCGGTGAACGTGCCATACCGGGGCAGACCATAGACCAGAATTCATTCACTTCCTTCGGCGTCGGGGCCTTCTTGCTGGCTGCGGCTGAAATGATCAGGTTTATTGATCATTAA
- a CDS encoding TonB-dependent receptor yields the protein MKKKILATVLPLALAAFYGAEATAQEAPAAGAQANPVKTDVPAPPAEAETVVVTGFRSSLQKALNLKAKAIGTRDSIVAEDIGKFPEANVAESLQRVPGVILNRDESSGEGQRISIRGLPTEYSVTTLNGAPVNTTSTSTIGTAARGFNYDVFASELFGRVDFYKSPLAELTEGGLGGVVDLQTPRPFDNPKQAIRYSVSGAYNTMSKHVDPTGFALYSNTWGNWGLLLGGSHSGGVNNRSGFEATGGYNSSFYGSQSPTKGFFAMALDYDDPRANLSGYSRSDVDNAYLPRIYRFYGSRNERTRDGLVSSLQYKSGGLNLSLDTMYSKLKNQRDEITFGLLIRNSLTNNRTAAAGQTGHTGLVPMNIKIDPATNLMTGTFGNTVLSNGVTYSDDETTFGYSALNGSWEASKDLVFSGQVSFNQSKALSYQDTLSGNMYGITSTIGYGSDHVYPSMSSTSSYTDPNNYSGFGIGTSLTRETDKGKQARIAADWDYGLPGDWKGHLKAGLTLIETTKGINKRNGTAAATTQLNSMGIASLRSGMVSNLPIDNLDIGAGWPQAWSSFTRGYTYGNFNPLTYNSEASFTPAQSFTAKEKVSTAYIQSDFKGQIMEHELRINAGVRYSTTDTNIDNFKKTGAGGAYLPNTENGSYSNVLPAVSAALDLTDNLMWRASYGKTLSRASLSIIAAQTVIPNPFDNTATAGNPNLLPQKSNNLDTSLEWYFRPGSLLSLALFKKDLSDATVASTTNTTFGALGLPDTSLGAIFQNSQGKVDPNLPMVLRSYSNAGQQTLKGFEVAYQQAFDFLPEQYRGFGALASYTHINPFNSAKWITNAGKEIEVNSVPKYAYSVTGYYERGPLALRLSYNYKGRSLHGDNPTNTGNDLIRWRAARGYMDANISYKLSESFELRIDALNLSNTLAYDYFEDATGRYGDGQKTRMDYAKYDGRTIKIGIRGKI from the coding sequence GTGAAAAAGAAAATTTTAGCCACCGTGCTGCCACTCGCCCTGGCGGCATTTTATGGCGCTGAAGCCACTGCGCAAGAAGCGCCTGCCGCAGGCGCACAGGCCAATCCGGTCAAAACTGATGTGCCAGCCCCGCCGGCAGAAGCCGAAACCGTGGTCGTGACCGGATTTCGCTCCAGCCTGCAAAAGGCTCTCAACCTGAAGGCCAAGGCGATAGGCACGCGTGACTCGATCGTGGCTGAAGACATAGGCAAGTTCCCGGAAGCGAACGTGGCAGAATCGCTGCAACGTGTCCCTGGCGTTATCCTGAATCGCGACGAAAGCTCGGGCGAAGGCCAGCGCATCTCGATTCGCGGCTTGCCGACCGAATACTCCGTTACCACCCTCAACGGTGCTCCCGTCAACACAACCTCGACCAGCACTATCGGCACTGCCGCACGCGGTTTCAATTACGACGTGTTTGCGTCTGAACTGTTCGGACGTGTCGATTTCTACAAATCGCCATTGGCAGAATTGACTGAAGGCGGTCTGGGTGGTGTGGTTGACTTGCAGACACCACGTCCATTCGATAATCCTAAACAAGCCATACGGTATAGCGTGTCAGGCGCGTATAACACCATGTCCAAGCATGTTGATCCAACTGGCTTCGCCCTGTACTCCAACACCTGGGGAAACTGGGGTCTGCTGCTTGGTGGATCGCATTCCGGTGGCGTTAATAACCGTTCCGGTTTCGAAGCGACCGGCGGTTACAACAGTTCATTCTATGGCAGCCAATCTCCTACCAAAGGCTTCTTTGCCATGGCGCTTGACTACGATGACCCGCGCGCCAACCTCAGCGGGTATTCGCGTTCCGATGTCGACAATGCCTATCTGCCACGTATCTATCGCTTCTATGGCTCCCGTAATGAACGTACGCGTGATGGTCTGGTTTCTTCACTCCAGTACAAAAGCGGTGGCCTGAACCTGAGCCTGGATACCATGTATTCCAAGCTAAAAAACCAGCGTGATGAAATCACATTCGGCCTGTTGATACGCAACAGCCTTACCAACAACCGCACTGCCGCCGCAGGCCAGACCGGCCACACTGGTCTGGTACCAATGAACATCAAAATTGACCCGGCAACCAACCTGATGACAGGTACCTTTGGCAACACGGTACTTAGTAATGGCGTTACCTACAGCGACGATGAGACCACCTTTGGCTACAGCGCATTGAACGGTTCATGGGAAGCCAGTAAAGACCTGGTGTTCAGCGGCCAGGTCAGTTTCAACCAAAGCAAAGCCCTCAGCTATCAGGATACCCTGAGCGGGAATATGTACGGTATTACCTCTACGATAGGCTACGGGTCTGACCATGTCTATCCATCGATGTCTTCAACCAGCAGTTATACCGACCCGAATAATTATTCCGGCTTTGGTATCGGCACCAGCCTGACCCGCGAGACCGACAAGGGCAAGCAGGCACGTATCGCTGCGGATTGGGACTATGGTCTGCCAGGCGACTGGAAAGGTCATCTGAAAGCCGGCCTGACCCTCATTGAGACAACCAAAGGCATCAACAAGCGCAACGGTACAGCGGCTGCCACCACCCAACTGAACTCAATGGGCATTGCCAGCCTGCGCAGCGGCATGGTGTCTAACCTGCCTATAGATAATCTCGATATTGGTGCTGGCTGGCCACAAGCCTGGTCCAGCTTCACCCGCGGCTATACCTACGGAAACTTCAATCCGCTGACCTATAACTCGGAAGCCAGCTTCACACCTGCGCAAAGTTTCACCGCCAAGGAAAAAGTCTCGACTGCCTATATCCAATCCGACTTCAAAGGTCAGATCATGGAACATGAACTGCGTATCAACGCGGGCGTGCGCTATTCAACCACCGATACCAACATCGATAATTTCAAGAAAACCGGTGCTGGCGGAGCCTATCTGCCAAATACCGAAAATGGTTCTTACAGCAATGTCTTGCCAGCCGTCAGCGCGGCCCTGGACCTGACCGACAATCTGATGTGGCGTGCGTCTTACGGCAAGACCCTCAGCCGTGCATCGCTGTCCATCATTGCCGCACAGACTGTCATTCCTAACCCATTCGATAACACGGCAACCGCTGGCAATCCTAATCTGTTACCACAAAAATCGAATAACCTCGACACCAGTCTGGAATGGTATTTCCGTCCAGGCAGTCTGTTGTCTCTTGCCCTGTTCAAGAAAGACTTGTCTGATGCGACTGTAGCCAGCACAACCAACACCACCTTCGGTGCACTGGGCCTGCCGGATACTTCACTTGGTGCAATTTTCCAGAACTCGCAGGGTAAAGTTGACCCTAACCTGCCTATGGTATTGCGCAGCTACAGCAATGCCGGCCAGCAGACACTCAAAGGTTTCGAAGTCGCTTACCAGCAGGCATTCGACTTCCTGCCTGAACAGTACAGGGGCTTTGGTGCATTGGCCAGCTACACGCACATCAATCCATTTAACAGCGCCAAGTGGATCACCAATGCTGGCAAAGAGATTGAGGTCAATTCCGTACCAAAATACGCCTACAGCGTCACTGGATATTACGAACGAGGTCCACTGGCATTACGTCTGTCATACAACTACAAGGGCAGATCGCTGCATGGTGACAATCCGACCAATACCGGAAATGACCTGATACGCTGGCGCGCCGCCCGTGGCTATATGGACGCCAACATCAGCTACAAGCTGAGCGAATCGTTCGAGCTGCGGATCGATGCACTCAACCTGTCCAATACCCTGGCCTATGACTACTTCGAAGACGCCACTGGCCGCTATGGCGATGGCCAGAAAACACGTATGGATTATGCCAAGTACGATGGCCGCACCATCAAAATAGGCATACGCGGAAAAATATAA
- a CDS encoding LacI family DNA-binding transcriptional regulator yields the protein MRKVSKLSEVAKIAGVSPITASRAIRGVGYVSEEARARIMDAAAQLNYTPDMLARRMRGDKSNLIGVFVNNYGSLVLHEIIKAITQEARRKGFDLIVFNAERFDRPGRIETSNMLSQLCDGLLLLLPNSSDSYLDLIDKQGFPCVLVNFDARQMNMPIVVAENRNGARTAVEHLLALGHRRIGFVAGTAGTGQSAEREKGYVDAIQATGLSVDPALIVQGQFMQSGGYSATETLLSLAVPPTAIFCANDEMAFGAIDAINSRGLKVPDDVSVVGFDDIPTASYVFPTLTTMRQPFAEMANRAVSEVVEIIQGREIKAAKIAFAMDIVVRNSTAPLKKTAQSVS from the coding sequence ATGCGCAAAGTCAGCAAGTTAAGTGAAGTGGCCAAGATTGCCGGGGTGTCGCCGATCACCGCTTCGCGTGCAATTCGAGGTGTTGGCTATGTATCAGAAGAAGCCCGTGCACGCATCATGGATGCCGCTGCCCAGCTTAATTACACGCCGGATATGTTGGCGCGCCGCATGCGCGGTGACAAAAGCAATCTGATCGGCGTATTTGTGAACAACTATGGTTCTTTGGTGTTGCATGAAATCATCAAGGCCATCACGCAGGAAGCCAGGCGCAAGGGTTTCGACCTGATCGTCTTTAATGCGGAAAGGTTTGATCGCCCCGGTCGTATCGAAACCAGCAATATGCTGAGTCAGTTGTGCGACGGACTCTTGCTGCTGTTGCCAAATTCCAGCGACAGCTACCTCGATCTCATAGATAAACAGGGTTTCCCCTGTGTGCTGGTCAATTTTGATGCCAGACAAATGAATATGCCTATTGTTGTGGCCGAGAACCGCAATGGCGCACGTACGGCTGTAGAACATCTGCTGGCACTGGGGCACAGGCGCATTGGTTTCGTGGCTGGAACTGCAGGAACAGGTCAGAGTGCCGAACGCGAAAAAGGCTATGTGGATGCGATACAGGCAACCGGGCTGTCGGTTGATCCGGCCTTGATCGTGCAGGGGCAATTCATGCAGTCAGGTGGGTATTCTGCGACCGAAACCTTGTTGTCGCTGGCAGTTCCACCTACCGCCATATTTTGTGCGAATGATGAAATGGCATTCGGTGCCATTGATGCGATCAATAGCAGAGGATTAAAGGTTCCCGATGATGTGTCGGTAGTTGGCTTTGACGATATTCCAACGGCGAGCTATGTCTTTCCAACCCTGACCACCATGCGCCAACCCTTCGCCGAAATGGCCAACCGTGCGGTCAGTGAAGTGGTGGAAATTATTCAGGGCAGGGAAATCAAAGCGGCGAAAATCGCGTTTGCAATGGATATTGTCGTCAGAAATTCTACCGCGCCGCTGAAGAAGACCGCTCAGTCTGTGTCATAA
- a CDS encoding MFS transporter: MRDSAHLAGVVDTGIKDSPRYSVGTLHYTSFGLFAAILWLLVGELGIAMRDRSALPSGLEFLRLNAASDTTTSLLISTVPAVLSLLLLPLIGYHSDRLRTRWGRRRPFLMAIAPVGAAAVIGLALSSDMGLWTHEQLASLSPGVRICNLAYFCVFWTIFECTAISTLALFSGLVNDVMPHRFLGRFYAGFRIVGLSIGIAFNSFVFALTENYLREILLTVGLVFGGSVLLMCVMVKEGTYPDEVGTDLNAKPVSFAVPRAHILECFSRPFFLWAVAAFMLASVTFSPFHTFCQFYAGTLGISKATLGTLTAYSYGVSIFLAFGIGWLVDRYGAILISAIMMSLYFVVAATGYLWMDGEQNFLIFYVAHVVVSGAYYTAAASMPMALFPSAQFVRYNSSKDVMVTLAVILGSSIQGPALDMSGHNYHLTLLSAALFSLLCVMCLARLHVRKTVQVRLVTET, from the coding sequence ATGCGTGACAGTGCACATCTGGCCGGGGTAGTCGATACCGGCATCAAGGACAGCCCACGCTATAGCGTGGGGACTTTGCACTATACGAGCTTTGGTTTGTTCGCCGCTATCTTGTGGCTGCTGGTGGGCGAACTGGGCATTGCCATGCGCGACCGTTCTGCCCTGCCCAGTGGGCTGGAATTTTTGCGACTGAATGCCGCTTCGGATACGACTACATCCTTGCTGATATCAACCGTGCCTGCAGTGTTGAGTCTGTTGCTGTTACCGCTGATAGGCTACCATTCTGACCGTCTTCGCACACGCTGGGGGCGACGGCGCCCATTCCTGATGGCTATCGCGCCGGTTGGTGCGGCAGCTGTGATTGGCCTAGCGTTATCTTCCGATATGGGCCTATGGACGCATGAGCAACTTGCAAGCCTGTCGCCCGGTGTGCGCATCTGTAATCTGGCATATTTTTGCGTGTTCTGGACCATCTTTGAATGCACGGCCATTAGCACTTTGGCCCTGTTCAGCGGTTTGGTAAACGATGTCATGCCGCACCGCTTTCTTGGCAGATTTTATGCAGGTTTTCGTATCGTCGGCCTGAGTATAGGCATAGCCTTCAACAGCTTTGTATTCGCCCTGACTGAAAACTATTTGCGCGAGATATTGCTTACCGTTGGCCTGGTGTTTGGCGGTTCAGTATTGCTGATGTGCGTGATGGTAAAAGAAGGTACTTACCCGGATGAAGTGGGTACCGACTTGAACGCAAAGCCGGTGTCGTTTGCCGTGCCACGAGCGCATATTCTGGAATGCTTTTCTCGTCCCTTTTTCCTGTGGGCAGTTGCTGCCTTCATGCTGGCCAGCGTGACCTTCAGCCCCTTCCACACTTTTTGCCAGTTCTATGCAGGTACGCTGGGCATCTCCAAGGCTACCCTTGGCACCCTGACTGCGTATTCGTATGGAGTGTCTATCTTCCTGGCATTTGGCATAGGGTGGCTGGTTGATCGCTACGGCGCCATATTGATCTCTGCCATCATGATGAGTCTGTATTTTGTGGTAGCAGCCACGGGCTATCTGTGGATGGACGGTGAGCAGAACTTTCTTATTTTTTATGTCGCCCATGTGGTTGTTTCTGGTGCTTATTACACGGCGGCAGCCTCCATGCCTATGGCCTTGTTTCCCAGCGCACAGTTTGTCCGGTATAACTCCAGTAAAGATGTCATGGTCACTCTTGCCGTCATCCTGGGAAGCAGCATACAAGGGCCGGCGCTGGACATGTCCGGCCATAACTATCATCTGACACTTTTGAGTGCGGCCCTGTTTTCGCTATTATGTGTCATGTGCCTGGCACGCCTGCATGTACGAAAAACAGTTCAAGTGCGCTTGGTAACTGAAACGTAG